From Symphalangus syndactylus isolate Jambi chromosome 17, NHGRI_mSymSyn1-v2.1_pri, whole genome shotgun sequence, one genomic window encodes:
- the ITGB7 gene encoding integrin beta-7 isoform X4 → MVALPVVLVLLLVLSRAESELDAKIPSTGDATEWRNPHLSPLGSCQPAASCQKCILSHPSCAWCKQLNFTASGEAEARRCARREELLARGCPLEELEEPRGQQEVLQDQPLSQGARGEGAIQLAPQRVRVTLRPGEPQQLQVRFLRAEGYPVDLYYLMDLSYSMKDDLERVRQLGHALLVQLQEVTHSVRIGFGSFVDKTVLPFVSTVPSKLRHPCPTRLERCQSPFSFHHVLSLTGDAQAFEREVGRQSVSGNLDSPEGGFDAILQAALCQEQIGWRNVSRLLVFTSDDTFHTAGDGKLGGIFMPSDGHCHLDSNGLYSRSTEFDYPSVGQVAQALSAANIQPIFAVTSAALPVYQELSKLIPKSAVGELSEDSSNVVQLIMDAYNSLSSTVTLEHSSLPPGVRISYESQCEGPEKREGKAEDRGQCNHVRINQTVTFWVSLQATHCLPEPYLLRLRALGFSEELIVELHTLCDCNCSDTQPQAPHCSDGQGHLQCGVCRDCAECGAFGTGPLATNCSTACAHTNVTLALGPILDDGWCKERTLDNQLFFFLVEDDTRGRVVLRVRPQEKGADHTQAIVLGCVGGIVAVGLGLVLAYRLSVEIYDRREYSRFEKEQQQLNWKQDSNPLYKSAITTTINPRFQEADSPTL, encoded by the exons atggtggctttgCCAGTGGTCCTTGTTTTGCTGCTGGTCCTGAGCAGAGCTGAGAGTGAATTGGATGCCAAGATCCCATCTACAGGGGATGCCACAGAATGGCGGAATCCTCACCTGTCCCCGCTGGGGTCCTGCCAGCCAGCCGCCTCCTGCCAGAAGTGCATTCTCTCACACCCCAGCTGTGCATGGTGCAAGCAACTG AACTTCACCGCGTCGGGGGAGGCGGAGGCGCGGCGCTGCGCCCGACGAGAGGAGCTGCTGGCTCGAGGCTGCCCGCTGGAGGAGCTGGAGGAGCCCCGCGGCCAGCAGGAGGTGCTGCAGGACCAGCCGCTCAGCCAGGGCGCCCGCGGAGAGGGTGCCATCCAGCTGGCGCCGCAGCGGGTCCGGGTCACGCTGCGGCCTG GGGAGCCCCAGCAGCTCCAGGTCCGCTTCCTTCGTGCTGAGGGATACCCGGTGGACCTGTACTACCTTATGGACCTGAGCTACTCCATGAAGGATGACCTGGAACGCGTGCGCCAGCTCGGGCACGCTCTGCTGGTCCAGCTGCAGGAAGTCACCCATTCTGTGCGCATTG gtTTTGGTTCCTTTGTGGACAAAACAGTGCTGCCCTTTGTGAGCACAGTACCCTCCAAGCTGcgccacccctgccccacccggCTGGAGCGCTGCCAGTCACCCTTCAGCTTTCACCATGTGCTGTCCCTGACGGGGGACGCGCAAGCCTTCGAGCGGGAGGTGGGGCGCCAGAGTGTGTCCGGCAATCTGGATTCGCCTGAAGGTGGCTTCGATGCCATTCTGCAGGCTGCACTCTGCCAG GAGCAGATTGGCTGGAGAAATGTGTCCCGGCTGCTGGTGTTCACTTCAGATGACACATTCCATACAGCTGGGGACGGGAAGTTGGGCGGCATTTTTATGCCCAGTGATGGGCACTGCCACTTGGACAGCAATGGCCTCTACAGTCGCAGCACAGAGTTT GACTACCCTTCTGTGGGTCAGGTAGCCCAGGCCCTCTCTGCAGCAAACATCCAGCCCATCTTTGCTGTCACCAGTGCCGCACTGCCTGTCTACCAG GAGCTGAGTAAGCTGATTCCTAAGTCTGCAGTTGGGGAGCTGAGTGAGGACTCCAGCAATGTGGTACAGCTCATCATGGATGCTTATAAT AGCCTGTCTTCCACCGTGACCCTTGAACACTCTTCACTCCCTCCTGGGGTCCGCATTTCTTACGAATCCCAGTGTGAGGGTCCTGAGAAGAGGGAGGGTAAGGCTGAGGATCGAGGACAGTGCAACCACGTCCGAATCAACCAGACG GTGACTTTCTGGGTTTCTCTCCAAGCCACGCACTGCCTCCCAGAGCCCTATCTCCTGAGGCTCCGGGCCCTTGGCTTCTCAGAGGAGCTGATCGTGGAGTTGCACACGCTGTGTGACTGTAACTGCAGTGACACCCAGCCCCAGGCTCCCCACTGCAGTGATGGCCAGGGACACCTACAATGTGGGGTATGCAG GGACTGTGCAGAGTGTGGGGCCTTCGGGACTGGCCCACTGGCCACCAACTGCAGTACAGCTTGTGCCCATACCAACGTGACCTTGGCCTTGGGCCCTATCTTGGATGATGGCTGGTGCAAAGAGAGGACCCTAGACAACCAGCTGTTCTTCTTCTTGGTGGAGGATGACACCAGAGGCAGGGTCGTGCTCAGAGTGAGACCCCAAGAAA AGGGAGCAGACCACACCCAGGCCATTGTGCTGGGCTGCGTAGGGGGCATCGTGGCAGTGGGGCTGGGACTGGTCCTGGCTTACCGGCTCTCGGTGGAAATCTATGACCGCCGGGAATACAGTCGCTTTGAGAAGGAGCAGCAACAACTCAACTGGAAGCAG GACAGTAATCCTCTCTACAAAAGTGCCATCACGACCACCATCAATCCTCGCTTTCAAGAGGCAGACAGTCCCACTCTCTGA
- the ITGB7 gene encoding integrin beta-7 isoform X2, with the protein MVALPVVLVLLLVLSRAESELDAKIPSTGDATEWRNPHLSPLGSCQPAASCQKCILSHPSCAWCKQLNFTASGEAEARRCARREELLARGCPLEELEEPRGQQEVLQDQPLSQGARGEGAIQLAPQRVRVTLRPGEPQQLQVRFLRAEGYPVDLYYLMDLSYSMKDDLERVRQLGHALLVQLQEVTHSVRIGFGSFVDKTVLPFVSTVPSKLRHPCPTRLERCQSPFSFHHVLSLTGDAQAFEREVGRQSVSGNLDSPEGGFDAILQAALCQEQIGWRNVSRLLVFTSDDTFHTAGDGKLGGIFMPSDGHCHLDSNGLYSRSTEFDYPSVGQVAQALSAANIQPIFAVTSAALPVYQELSKLIPKSAVGELSEDSSNVVQLIMDAYNSLSSTVTLEHSSLPPGVRISYESQCEGPEKREGKAEDRGQCNHVRINQTVTFWVSLQATHCLPEPYLLRLRALGFSEELIVELHTLCDCNCSDTQPQAPHCSDGQGHLQCGVCSCAPGRLGRLCECSEAELSSPDLESGCRAPNGTGPLCSGKGHCQCGRCSCSGQSSGHLCECDDASCERHEGILCGGFGRCQCGVCHCHANRTGRACECSGDMDSCISPEGGLCSGHGRCKCNRCQCSDGYYGALCDQCPGCKTPCERHRDCAECGAFGTGPLATNCSTACAHTNVTLALGPILDDGWCKERTLDNQLFFFLVEDDTRGRVVLRVRPQEKGADHTQAIVLGCVGGIVAVGLGLVLAYRLSVEIYDRREYSRFEKEQQQLNWKQLLGFGSRLAS; encoded by the exons atggtggctttgCCAGTGGTCCTTGTTTTGCTGCTGGTCCTGAGCAGAGCTGAGAGTGAATTGGATGCCAAGATCCCATCTACAGGGGATGCCACAGAATGGCGGAATCCTCACCTGTCCCCGCTGGGGTCCTGCCAGCCAGCCGCCTCCTGCCAGAAGTGCATTCTCTCACACCCCAGCTGTGCATGGTGCAAGCAACTG AACTTCACCGCGTCGGGGGAGGCGGAGGCGCGGCGCTGCGCCCGACGAGAGGAGCTGCTGGCTCGAGGCTGCCCGCTGGAGGAGCTGGAGGAGCCCCGCGGCCAGCAGGAGGTGCTGCAGGACCAGCCGCTCAGCCAGGGCGCCCGCGGAGAGGGTGCCATCCAGCTGGCGCCGCAGCGGGTCCGGGTCACGCTGCGGCCTG GGGAGCCCCAGCAGCTCCAGGTCCGCTTCCTTCGTGCTGAGGGATACCCGGTGGACCTGTACTACCTTATGGACCTGAGCTACTCCATGAAGGATGACCTGGAACGCGTGCGCCAGCTCGGGCACGCTCTGCTGGTCCAGCTGCAGGAAGTCACCCATTCTGTGCGCATTG gtTTTGGTTCCTTTGTGGACAAAACAGTGCTGCCCTTTGTGAGCACAGTACCCTCCAAGCTGcgccacccctgccccacccggCTGGAGCGCTGCCAGTCACCCTTCAGCTTTCACCATGTGCTGTCCCTGACGGGGGACGCGCAAGCCTTCGAGCGGGAGGTGGGGCGCCAGAGTGTGTCCGGCAATCTGGATTCGCCTGAAGGTGGCTTCGATGCCATTCTGCAGGCTGCACTCTGCCAG GAGCAGATTGGCTGGAGAAATGTGTCCCGGCTGCTGGTGTTCACTTCAGATGACACATTCCATACAGCTGGGGACGGGAAGTTGGGCGGCATTTTTATGCCCAGTGATGGGCACTGCCACTTGGACAGCAATGGCCTCTACAGTCGCAGCACAGAGTTT GACTACCCTTCTGTGGGTCAGGTAGCCCAGGCCCTCTCTGCAGCAAACATCCAGCCCATCTTTGCTGTCACCAGTGCCGCACTGCCTGTCTACCAG GAGCTGAGTAAGCTGATTCCTAAGTCTGCAGTTGGGGAGCTGAGTGAGGACTCCAGCAATGTGGTACAGCTCATCATGGATGCTTATAAT AGCCTGTCTTCCACCGTGACCCTTGAACACTCTTCACTCCCTCCTGGGGTCCGCATTTCTTACGAATCCCAGTGTGAGGGTCCTGAGAAGAGGGAGGGTAAGGCTGAGGATCGAGGACAGTGCAACCACGTCCGAATCAACCAGACG GTGACTTTCTGGGTTTCTCTCCAAGCCACGCACTGCCTCCCAGAGCCCTATCTCCTGAGGCTCCGGGCCCTTGGCTTCTCAGAGGAGCTGATCGTGGAGTTGCACACGCTGTGTGACTGTAACTGCAGTGACACCCAGCCCCAGGCTCCCCACTGCAGTGATGGCCAGGGACACCTACAATGTGGGGTATGCAG CTGTGCCCCTGGCCGCCTAGGTCGGCTCTGTGAGTGCTCTGAGGCTGAGCTGTCCTCCCCAGATCTGGAATCTGGGTGCCGGGCTCCCAATGGCACAGGGCCCCTGTGCAGTGGAAAGGGTCACTGCCAATGTGGACGCTGCAGCTGCAGTGGACAGAGCTCTGGGCATCTGTGCGAGTGCGACGATGCCAGCTGTGAGCGACATGAGGGCATCCTCTGTGGAG GCTTTGGTCGCTGCCAATGTGGAGTATGTCACTGTCATGCCAACCGCACGGGAAGAGCATGCGAATGCAGTGGGGACATGGACAGTTGCATCAGTCCCGAGGGAGGGCTCTGCAGTGGGCATGGACGCTGCAAATGCAACCGCTGCCAGTGCTCGGATGGCTACTATGGTGCTCTATGCGACCAATGCCCAGGCTGCAAGACACCATGCGAGAGACACCG GGACTGTGCAGAGTGTGGGGCCTTCGGGACTGGCCCACTGGCCACCAACTGCAGTACAGCTTGTGCCCATACCAACGTGACCTTGGCCTTGGGCCCTATCTTGGATGATGGCTGGTGCAAAGAGAGGACCCTAGACAACCAGCTGTTCTTCTTCTTGGTGGAGGATGACACCAGAGGCAGGGTCGTGCTCAGAGTGAGACCCCAAGAAA AGGGAGCAGACCACACCCAGGCCATTGTGCTGGGCTGCGTAGGGGGCATCGTGGCAGTGGGGCTGGGACTGGTCCTGGCTTACCGGCTCTCGGTGGAAATCTATGACCGCCGGGAATACAGTCGCTTTGAGAAGGAGCAGCAACAACTCAACTGGAAGCAG CTCCTAGGATTCGGCTCAAGGCTGGCCTCTTAG
- the ITGB7 gene encoding integrin beta-7 isoform X3 has translation MVALPVVLVLLLVLSRAESELDAKIPSTGDATEWRNPHLSPLGSCQPAASCQKCILSHPSCAWCKQLNFTASGEAEARRCARREELLARGCPLEELEEPRGQQEVLQDQPLSQGARGEGAIQLAPQRVRVTLRPGEPQQLQVRFLRAEGYPVDLYYLMDLSYSMKDDLERVRQLGHALLVQLQEVTHSVRIGFGSFVDKTVLPFVSTVPSKLRHPCPTRLERCQSPFSFHHVLSLTGDAQAFEREVGRQSVSGNLDSPEGGFDAILQAALCQEQIGWRNVSRLLVFTSDDTFHTAGDGKLGGIFMPSDGHCHLDSNGLYSRSTEFELSKLIPKSAVGELSEDSSNVVQLIMDAYNSLSSTVTLEHSSLPPGVRISYESQCEGPEKREGKAEDRGQCNHVRINQTVTFWVSLQATHCLPEPYLLRLRALGFSEELIVELHTLCDCNCSDTQPQAPHCSDGQGHLQCGVCSCAPGRLGRLCECSEAELSSPDLESGCRAPNGTGPLCSGKGHCQCGRCSCSGQSSGHLCECDDASCERHEGILCGGFGRCQCGVCHCHANRTGRACECSGDMDSCISPEGGLCSGHGRCKCNRCQCSDGYYGALCDQCPGCKTPCERHRDCAECGAFGTGPLATNCSTACAHTNVTLALGPILDDGWCKERTLDNQLFFFLVEDDTRGRVVLRVRPQEKGADHTQAIVLGCVGGIVAVGLGLVLAYRLSVEIYDRREYSRFEKEQQQLNWKQDSNPLYKSAITTTINPRFQEADSPTL, from the exons atggtggctttgCCAGTGGTCCTTGTTTTGCTGCTGGTCCTGAGCAGAGCTGAGAGTGAATTGGATGCCAAGATCCCATCTACAGGGGATGCCACAGAATGGCGGAATCCTCACCTGTCCCCGCTGGGGTCCTGCCAGCCAGCCGCCTCCTGCCAGAAGTGCATTCTCTCACACCCCAGCTGTGCATGGTGCAAGCAACTG AACTTCACCGCGTCGGGGGAGGCGGAGGCGCGGCGCTGCGCCCGACGAGAGGAGCTGCTGGCTCGAGGCTGCCCGCTGGAGGAGCTGGAGGAGCCCCGCGGCCAGCAGGAGGTGCTGCAGGACCAGCCGCTCAGCCAGGGCGCCCGCGGAGAGGGTGCCATCCAGCTGGCGCCGCAGCGGGTCCGGGTCACGCTGCGGCCTG GGGAGCCCCAGCAGCTCCAGGTCCGCTTCCTTCGTGCTGAGGGATACCCGGTGGACCTGTACTACCTTATGGACCTGAGCTACTCCATGAAGGATGACCTGGAACGCGTGCGCCAGCTCGGGCACGCTCTGCTGGTCCAGCTGCAGGAAGTCACCCATTCTGTGCGCATTG gtTTTGGTTCCTTTGTGGACAAAACAGTGCTGCCCTTTGTGAGCACAGTACCCTCCAAGCTGcgccacccctgccccacccggCTGGAGCGCTGCCAGTCACCCTTCAGCTTTCACCATGTGCTGTCCCTGACGGGGGACGCGCAAGCCTTCGAGCGGGAGGTGGGGCGCCAGAGTGTGTCCGGCAATCTGGATTCGCCTGAAGGTGGCTTCGATGCCATTCTGCAGGCTGCACTCTGCCAG GAGCAGATTGGCTGGAGAAATGTGTCCCGGCTGCTGGTGTTCACTTCAGATGACACATTCCATACAGCTGGGGACGGGAAGTTGGGCGGCATTTTTATGCCCAGTGATGGGCACTGCCACTTGGACAGCAATGGCCTCTACAGTCGCAGCACAGAGTTT GAGCTGAGTAAGCTGATTCCTAAGTCTGCAGTTGGGGAGCTGAGTGAGGACTCCAGCAATGTGGTACAGCTCATCATGGATGCTTATAAT AGCCTGTCTTCCACCGTGACCCTTGAACACTCTTCACTCCCTCCTGGGGTCCGCATTTCTTACGAATCCCAGTGTGAGGGTCCTGAGAAGAGGGAGGGTAAGGCTGAGGATCGAGGACAGTGCAACCACGTCCGAATCAACCAGACG GTGACTTTCTGGGTTTCTCTCCAAGCCACGCACTGCCTCCCAGAGCCCTATCTCCTGAGGCTCCGGGCCCTTGGCTTCTCAGAGGAGCTGATCGTGGAGTTGCACACGCTGTGTGACTGTAACTGCAGTGACACCCAGCCCCAGGCTCCCCACTGCAGTGATGGCCAGGGACACCTACAATGTGGGGTATGCAG CTGTGCCCCTGGCCGCCTAGGTCGGCTCTGTGAGTGCTCTGAGGCTGAGCTGTCCTCCCCAGATCTGGAATCTGGGTGCCGGGCTCCCAATGGCACAGGGCCCCTGTGCAGTGGAAAGGGTCACTGCCAATGTGGACGCTGCAGCTGCAGTGGACAGAGCTCTGGGCATCTGTGCGAGTGCGACGATGCCAGCTGTGAGCGACATGAGGGCATCCTCTGTGGAG GCTTTGGTCGCTGCCAATGTGGAGTATGTCACTGTCATGCCAACCGCACGGGAAGAGCATGCGAATGCAGTGGGGACATGGACAGTTGCATCAGTCCCGAGGGAGGGCTCTGCAGTGGGCATGGACGCTGCAAATGCAACCGCTGCCAGTGCTCGGATGGCTACTATGGTGCTCTATGCGACCAATGCCCAGGCTGCAAGACACCATGCGAGAGACACCG GGACTGTGCAGAGTGTGGGGCCTTCGGGACTGGCCCACTGGCCACCAACTGCAGTACAGCTTGTGCCCATACCAACGTGACCTTGGCCTTGGGCCCTATCTTGGATGATGGCTGGTGCAAAGAGAGGACCCTAGACAACCAGCTGTTCTTCTTCTTGGTGGAGGATGACACCAGAGGCAGGGTCGTGCTCAGAGTGAGACCCCAAGAAA AGGGAGCAGACCACACCCAGGCCATTGTGCTGGGCTGCGTAGGGGGCATCGTGGCAGTGGGGCTGGGACTGGTCCTGGCTTACCGGCTCTCGGTGGAAATCTATGACCGCCGGGAATACAGTCGCTTTGAGAAGGAGCAGCAACAACTCAACTGGAAGCAG GACAGTAATCCTCTCTACAAAAGTGCCATCACGACCACCATCAATCCTCGCTTTCAAGAGGCAGACAGTCCCACTCTCTGA
- the ITGB7 gene encoding integrin beta-7 isoform X1: MVALPVVLVLLLVLSRAESELDAKIPSTGDATEWRNPHLSPLGSCQPAASCQKCILSHPSCAWCKQLNFTASGEAEARRCARREELLARGCPLEELEEPRGQQEVLQDQPLSQGARGEGAIQLAPQRVRVTLRPGEPQQLQVRFLRAEGYPVDLYYLMDLSYSMKDDLERVRQLGHALLVQLQEVTHSVRIGFGSFVDKTVLPFVSTVPSKLRHPCPTRLERCQSPFSFHHVLSLTGDAQAFEREVGRQSVSGNLDSPEGGFDAILQAALCQEQIGWRNVSRLLVFTSDDTFHTAGDGKLGGIFMPSDGHCHLDSNGLYSRSTEFDYPSVGQVAQALSAANIQPIFAVTSAALPVYQELSKLIPKSAVGELSEDSSNVVQLIMDAYNSLSSTVTLEHSSLPPGVRISYESQCEGPEKREGKAEDRGQCNHVRINQTVTFWVSLQATHCLPEPYLLRLRALGFSEELIVELHTLCDCNCSDTQPQAPHCSDGQGHLQCGVCSCAPGRLGRLCECSEAELSSPDLESGCRAPNGTGPLCSGKGHCQCGRCSCSGQSSGHLCECDDASCERHEGILCGGFGRCQCGVCHCHANRTGRACECSGDMDSCISPEGGLCSGHGRCKCNRCQCSDGYYGALCDQCPGCKTPCERHRDCAECGAFGTGPLATNCSTACAHTNVTLALGPILDDGWCKERTLDNQLFFFLVEDDTRGRVVLRVRPQEKGADHTQAIVLGCVGGIVAVGLGLVLAYRLSVEIYDRREYSRFEKEQQQLNWKQDSNPLYKSAITTTINPRFQEADSPTL; this comes from the exons atggtggctttgCCAGTGGTCCTTGTTTTGCTGCTGGTCCTGAGCAGAGCTGAGAGTGAATTGGATGCCAAGATCCCATCTACAGGGGATGCCACAGAATGGCGGAATCCTCACCTGTCCCCGCTGGGGTCCTGCCAGCCAGCCGCCTCCTGCCAGAAGTGCATTCTCTCACACCCCAGCTGTGCATGGTGCAAGCAACTG AACTTCACCGCGTCGGGGGAGGCGGAGGCGCGGCGCTGCGCCCGACGAGAGGAGCTGCTGGCTCGAGGCTGCCCGCTGGAGGAGCTGGAGGAGCCCCGCGGCCAGCAGGAGGTGCTGCAGGACCAGCCGCTCAGCCAGGGCGCCCGCGGAGAGGGTGCCATCCAGCTGGCGCCGCAGCGGGTCCGGGTCACGCTGCGGCCTG GGGAGCCCCAGCAGCTCCAGGTCCGCTTCCTTCGTGCTGAGGGATACCCGGTGGACCTGTACTACCTTATGGACCTGAGCTACTCCATGAAGGATGACCTGGAACGCGTGCGCCAGCTCGGGCACGCTCTGCTGGTCCAGCTGCAGGAAGTCACCCATTCTGTGCGCATTG gtTTTGGTTCCTTTGTGGACAAAACAGTGCTGCCCTTTGTGAGCACAGTACCCTCCAAGCTGcgccacccctgccccacccggCTGGAGCGCTGCCAGTCACCCTTCAGCTTTCACCATGTGCTGTCCCTGACGGGGGACGCGCAAGCCTTCGAGCGGGAGGTGGGGCGCCAGAGTGTGTCCGGCAATCTGGATTCGCCTGAAGGTGGCTTCGATGCCATTCTGCAGGCTGCACTCTGCCAG GAGCAGATTGGCTGGAGAAATGTGTCCCGGCTGCTGGTGTTCACTTCAGATGACACATTCCATACAGCTGGGGACGGGAAGTTGGGCGGCATTTTTATGCCCAGTGATGGGCACTGCCACTTGGACAGCAATGGCCTCTACAGTCGCAGCACAGAGTTT GACTACCCTTCTGTGGGTCAGGTAGCCCAGGCCCTCTCTGCAGCAAACATCCAGCCCATCTTTGCTGTCACCAGTGCCGCACTGCCTGTCTACCAG GAGCTGAGTAAGCTGATTCCTAAGTCTGCAGTTGGGGAGCTGAGTGAGGACTCCAGCAATGTGGTACAGCTCATCATGGATGCTTATAAT AGCCTGTCTTCCACCGTGACCCTTGAACACTCTTCACTCCCTCCTGGGGTCCGCATTTCTTACGAATCCCAGTGTGAGGGTCCTGAGAAGAGGGAGGGTAAGGCTGAGGATCGAGGACAGTGCAACCACGTCCGAATCAACCAGACG GTGACTTTCTGGGTTTCTCTCCAAGCCACGCACTGCCTCCCAGAGCCCTATCTCCTGAGGCTCCGGGCCCTTGGCTTCTCAGAGGAGCTGATCGTGGAGTTGCACACGCTGTGTGACTGTAACTGCAGTGACACCCAGCCCCAGGCTCCCCACTGCAGTGATGGCCAGGGACACCTACAATGTGGGGTATGCAG CTGTGCCCCTGGCCGCCTAGGTCGGCTCTGTGAGTGCTCTGAGGCTGAGCTGTCCTCCCCAGATCTGGAATCTGGGTGCCGGGCTCCCAATGGCACAGGGCCCCTGTGCAGTGGAAAGGGTCACTGCCAATGTGGACGCTGCAGCTGCAGTGGACAGAGCTCTGGGCATCTGTGCGAGTGCGACGATGCCAGCTGTGAGCGACATGAGGGCATCCTCTGTGGAG GCTTTGGTCGCTGCCAATGTGGAGTATGTCACTGTCATGCCAACCGCACGGGAAGAGCATGCGAATGCAGTGGGGACATGGACAGTTGCATCAGTCCCGAGGGAGGGCTCTGCAGTGGGCATGGACGCTGCAAATGCAACCGCTGCCAGTGCTCGGATGGCTACTATGGTGCTCTATGCGACCAATGCCCAGGCTGCAAGACACCATGCGAGAGACACCG GGACTGTGCAGAGTGTGGGGCCTTCGGGACTGGCCCACTGGCCACCAACTGCAGTACAGCTTGTGCCCATACCAACGTGACCTTGGCCTTGGGCCCTATCTTGGATGATGGCTGGTGCAAAGAGAGGACCCTAGACAACCAGCTGTTCTTCTTCTTGGTGGAGGATGACACCAGAGGCAGGGTCGTGCTCAGAGTGAGACCCCAAGAAA AGGGAGCAGACCACACCCAGGCCATTGTGCTGGGCTGCGTAGGGGGCATCGTGGCAGTGGGGCTGGGACTGGTCCTGGCTTACCGGCTCTCGGTGGAAATCTATGACCGCCGGGAATACAGTCGCTTTGAGAAGGAGCAGCAACAACTCAACTGGAAGCAG GACAGTAATCCTCTCTACAAAAGTGCCATCACGACCACCATCAATCCTCGCTTTCAAGAGGCAGACAGTCCCACTCTCTGA